One window of Micropterus dolomieu isolate WLL.071019.BEF.003 ecotype Adirondacks linkage group LG13, ASM2129224v1, whole genome shotgun sequence genomic DNA carries:
- the LOC123982259 gene encoding nuclear receptor subfamily 5 group A member 2-like: MEYRHDVDLEEPCPVCGDKVSGYHYGLLTCESCKGFFKRTVQNNKKYACAENQECRIDKTQRKRCPFCRFQKCLYVGMRLEAVRADRMRGGRNKFGPMYKRDRALKQQRKALIQASGYRTESSPPLVSSNHQRDLTFPGGLHPVPILHSNPPLTAQNDRISYQSPALYSLLPFNSTGATQYQCTSFSNWTIKSEHTNNCASSPGFAAGIGSDELQGPKMPQLVMELLRCDSDELKLQNKITARLLQEQTDWEKQGNPNTLSLMCLMADQTLFSIVEWARTSNFFKQLKVNDQMKLLHSCWSELLLLDIISRQVLYGKEGRLLLVTGQEMELSYIAFHAGPTLASLVQRGQELVEKLHNLKVDRQEFACIKFLILFNPDVKQLEDNQFIESVQEQIEGALLEYTLYTSAQHLGRFAHLLLCLSELRSLSILAEDYLYCKHLSSEVPCNNLLIEMLHAKRSWA, translated from the exons ATGGAGTACAGACATGATGTGGATTTGGAGGAGCCGTGTCCTGTCTGTGGAGATAAAGTCTCTGGGTACCACTACGGTCTGCTCACCTGTGAAAGCTGCAAG GGTTTTTTTAAAAGAACagttcaaaacaacaaaaagtacGCCTGTGCAGAAAACCAGGAGTGCAGAATTGATAAAACTCAAAGGAAACGGTGTCCGTTCTGCAGATTTCAGAAGTGTCTTTATGTTGGCATGCGACTGGAAG CTGTTCGTGCAGATCGGATGCGAGGCGGCAGAAACAAGTTTGGCCCCATGTACAAGCGTGACCGTGCCCTCAAGCAGCAGAGAAAGGCTTTGATTCAAGCAAGTGGATACAGAACAGAGAGCAGCCCACCTTTGGTCTCCTCAAATCACCAGAGAGACTTGACCTTTCCTGGTGGCCTCCACCCAGTTCCCATTCTTCACAGCAACCCACCACTCACAGCACAGAATGATCGTATCAGCTACCAGTCTCCAGCACTGTATTCACTCCTGCCCTTCAACTCAACTGGTGCCACCCAATACCAGTGCACCTCCTTCTCAAACTGGACCATCAAGTCAGAGCACACCAACAACTGCGCAAGTTCACCAGGCTTTGCTGCAGGAATTGGCTCAGACGAGCTACAAGGTCCCAAGATGCCTCAGCTAGTGATGGAGTTACTGCGCTGTGATTCAGATGAGCTAAAGCTGCAGAATAAGATCACAGCTCGTCTCCTGCAGGAGCAGACGGACTGGGAAAAACAAGGGAACCCCAACACCTTGAGCCTGATGTGCCTCATGGCTGACCAGACGCTGTTCTCCATCGTCGAGTGGGCTCGCACATCCAACTTCTTCAAACAACTTAAG GTGAATGACCAGATGAAATTGCTGCACAGCTGCTGGAGTGAGCTATTGCTCCTGGACATTATCTCCAGACAAGTCCTGTATGGCAAAGAGGGCAGACTGCTCTTGGTGACTGGGCAGGAG ATGGAGCTGTCATACATAGCCTTTCATGCTGGTCCTACCTTGGCCAGCCTAGTACAGAGAGGACAGGAGCTTGTTGAGAAACTCCACAACCTTAAGGTAGACCGCCAAGAGTTCGCCTGCATCAAGTTCCTCATCCTTTTTAATCCAG ATGTGAAACAGCTTGAAGACAATCAGTTCATAGAGAGCGTTCAGGAGCAGATTGAAGGAGCCCTGCTGGAGTACACACTGTACACCTCTGCTCAACATCTCGGACGCTTTGCTCATCTGTTGCTGTGTTTGTCTGAGTTACGCTCTCTCAGCATCCTCGCTGAAGACTACCTGTACTGCAAACACCTGAGCAGTGAGGTGCCCTGCAACAACCTGCTCATTGAGATGCTCCATGCCAAGCGCAGCTGGGCTTGA